From the Theileria equi strain WA chromosome 4 map unlocalized gcontig_1105316255041, whole genome shotgun sequence genome, one window contains:
- a CDS encoding signal peptide containing protein (encoded by transcript BEWA_047390A) — MVKLSGSLILLLLYGVFCCNRDDATCGDIAGQSNEAKRENSNVNSALSAQRMDINVKTEPLNFTNSPVGGTILDISQSTKQNVLPEEFSTDKTKNSFSRVNDEFVISKITDRENEVWKGPLEAACKAVSAFTNNTYLLLTTLLVDLCGGNNRERERDGYISSGKLCGYKLDIEHPNLAFVSTTERGTREFIRMRYIANPGVKITAVLAGDFLFWESDGNQSLELCNERTMVNQSLLHLRTYDLGSATNLFYEKFDGSWTIITEKEHSVKLDEMKKKAKLQKSGPYSKVCARAPCENISTPNLEG; from the coding sequence ATGGTAAAGCTAAGTGGGTCGCTAATTCTTCTACTCCTCTATGGCGTTTTTTGCTGCAACAGAGACGATGCTACATGTGGAGATATAGCCGGTCAAAGTAATGAAGCAAAACGTGAAAACTCCAATGTTAACTCAGCATTATCAGCTCAGCGCATGGATATTAACGTCAAGACAGAACCTTTAAATTTCACGAATTCGCCAGTTGGGGGAACGATCTTGGACATTTCTCAATCTACGAAGCAAAATGTTCTCCCGGAAGAATTCTCTACTGACAAAACAAAAAACTCATTTTCCAGAGTTAATGACGAATTTGTCATTTCAAAGATAACGGATAGAGAAAATGAGGTCTGGAAAGGTCCTCTAGAAGCTGCATGCAAAGCTGTAAGCGCCTTCACCAACAACACTTACCTGTTACTCACAACCTTACTCGTTGATTTATGCGGAGGTAATAACCGTGAACGCGAAAGAGACGGTTACATTTCTTCTGGAAAACTTTGTGGATACAAACTGGATATTGAACACCCTAACCTTGCGTTTGTATCCACAACGGAAAGGGGCACTAGAGAATTCATTCGGATGAGATACATCGCAAATCCAGGAGTGAAGATTACAGCTGTCCTTGCTGGTGACTTTTTATTCTGGGAAAGTGATGGAAATCAGTCACTAGAACTCTGCAATGAGAGGACTATGGTCAATCAGAGTCTTTTGCATCTACGCACTTACGATCTTGGCTCTGCCACAAACTTGTTTTATGAAAAGTTTGACGGCTCATGGACCATAATTACAGAGAAAGAACATAGTGTAAAGCTCGAtgagatgaagaagaaggcGAAGTTACAGAAATCTGGCCCATATTCAAAAGTCTGTGCAAGGGCTCCATGCGAAAACATTTCAACTCCCAACTTGGAAGGTTAA
- a CDS encoding signal peptide containing protein (encoded by transcript BEWA_047400A) — protein MKILAILCVTYALRLCSCRRFDEIAAGFNGEVARAQELIEETKSALRGARNKLKDYTNACTDIQNAKKEELERTRSALETAEKVLEAASGTDMVLRVLQKVKEGLESDLNYTIPSVESQESLVTEAMKRVSDAQYLLSNIQPLEKFYEGGNEQKPLWDIPADTEPVTTPVAKPVKPRCTTAENTKPKKTPPKPANNRPKRPEGTQATRGSKGITLPPSQQNEECEELLSEEPYLYDNAPREEIYENGLTRNTCKVTTTSTVKVVP, from the coding sequence ATGAAGATTCTTGCAATACTTTGCGTAACCTACGCGTTAAGGCTCTGTAGCTGTAGGAGGTTTGACGAGATAGCCGCAGGTTTTAACGGTGAAGTGGCCAGGGCTCAGGAACTTATAGAAGAGACGAAATCAGCCCTAAGGGGTGCTAGAAATAAGCTTAAAGACTATACCAATGCCTGTACAGATATACAAAATGCCAAAAAAGAAGAGTTGGAAAGAACTAGAAGTGCCCTTGAGACCGCAGAAAAGGTTCTGGAAGCAGCCTCCGGAACCGATATGGTCCTAAGGGTCCTGCAAAAGGTCAAGGAAGGCCTAGAGTCCGATTTAAACTACACGATTCCATCCGTAGAATCTCAAGAGAGTCTTGTCACTGAGGCTATGAAGAGGGTATCAGATGCTCAATATCTGCTAAGCAACATACAACCCTTGGAAAAGTTTTATGAAGGTGGTAATGAACAGAAGCCATTGTGGGATATTCCAGCAGATACTGAACCAGTGACCACTCCCGTAGCAAAGCCTGTAAAACCTAGGTGTACAACCGCTGAAAATACCAAACCTAAAAAAACTCCCCCAAAACCTGCAAACAATAGACCAAAAAGGCCAGAAGGTACACAAGCTACTAGAGGCTCTAAAGGAATAACTCTTCCACCATCTCAACAGAATGAAGAATGTGAGGAACTACTATCTGAGGAACCTTACCTCTATGACAATGCACCCAGAGAGGAGATATATGAGAATGGATTGACAAGGAATACCTGTAAAGTAACAACTACTTCAACAGTTAAAGTTGTCCCCTGA